AAAGTTATCAATTCTTTCTTTAATGATAGAACTGATTTCATCTGCTTGAATTTTTGCACCCATTCAATATCTCCTTTATAAGTTCTAAACTGCTTTTAAAATATGTTCAATCATTTGTGACTTAAGTCTATCTTTTGAGAATGAAATCTCAACACCAAGACTATCAATATCAACTTTGATACCATCATAATCACAAACATTTTGTGATAGCGATAATTGTACATTAAATTTTTCACTAAATTTTTTCTCAATTGTAGAGATATAATCAGCTGATAATTCTTTGTTACAATATACTACACCAGTATATGAATTATTCATTTTTGCTACTTGTGATTCTAATTCACTTGCAATATCAGGAATAATGTCAAGTCTTTTCTTCGACCCTAATAATTTTACAAGGTTTTTTAATTCATCACTTGTATTATCTAAAAATGATAAAACTAATTCAATCTTATTTTCTGCTTTTACTTCAGAAGAAGCAATAATAGAAATAAATTTTTCTTCAGCAAATGCAGAAGAAATAGTTTTTAAATCATTACAAATAGTAGTTGCAGACTCTACAGTTCTACCATCTAATAATGCTTTTACATATCTTTTTGCTATTAAATCATTCATTATGCAACCTTCTTAAGTACGATGTTTGCTAACTCATCTTGAGTTATTGAAACATTATCAGAACTTAATAGTTCTTCAAGAACTTCAGAAACGATTTGTTTCTTAGCTTTTGATGTTTCAATTTTTACTTTTTCATCGAAACCTTTGTCAAGATTTGCAATTTCTGCATCAACTGCATCAGCAACTCTTTTCTTAACAGAGTCAATATCAGTTTTTGCATTTTCAACAATTTCATTTGCTAATTTTTTTGCTTCTTCTAGTTTTTTAGCTGCATTTTCAACTTTTTCTTGAGAAGCTTTTAAAGTATCTTGAACTTTATCAAGCTCAGCTTGAATAGAAGCAGTTCTACCAGCAAAAAAAGCTTTTAATTTGTCTGCAAGTAGGTACCATACTATACCAGCAAAAATAATAAAGTTAACGGTTCTTTGTACGATATCGTAGTTTGTCTCCGCACCTTCAGCTGAAGCTAATAACGCCATAGGAGCTAAAGCTAATCCAAGTAGTAATAATTTTTTCAACCTTAACCTCCTAAATTAAATTGAGCTAATCTTAGCTTTTAAGCTCTCATTAAATTGAGGCATTGCAGCAACTAATGATTCCTTTAAAGCTTTAGTTTCATCTTCAAGTTCTTTAGCGAACTTAAGAGTTTTAGCTTCTAATTCCTCTTTAGCACTTGCAAGTTTAGCATCAGCTACTTCTTTAGCTTCATTGTAAGCTTGGTCTCTTATAGCAGCTGCTTCTTTTTTAGCTTCGGCAATTACATGGCTTGCTTCTTCTAACATACCATCTACGTCAGCAGAGTTTGATTGAGCATTTTCTAAATCTTTTTTAATAGATTTATCTCTATCATCCATATGCTTTAATAGGGGTACAAATAGACAACTGTTAAGTCTTGCTACAACGAAAAGAAAGATTATTGCTGTGCTTAGCAATAATACAGGACTTATGTCTAACATTCATTCCTCCATATTTTTTACAGTTTAGTTTGACTAAAACTGCTTAAATTTTATCTAAAAGTAGTATAAATTTATATTAAAATATAGAAATCTAAGAAAGAATTTTACAAAGTGTTACGAAAGTAATTAGAAATTTTCTCAATATCTTCTTGAGATTTAATTTCAATTTTAAAATAGTTCTTTTCAGCTTTTACTTTTAAATCACTCTTTTTTAAATGCTCAATTACATTATCAAGTGGTTTAAAATCATAATTTTTAATAGTTTTTTTCTTCTTTAAAGCCTTATTATCATCAGCTTTTAACTGCCTTACTAAGTCTTCAGTTTCTCTAACTGAAAGCTTTTGACCAATAATAGAATCTGCAACTTTTTTTTGTGTATCTTCATCTAGTCCAAGCATTATCTTACCATGACCAGCAGAGATTTTGTCATTAGCAAGTAGCTGTTGTACATATGAGCATAATTGTAACAATCTTAAGGTATTAGTAATTAAAGTTCTAGATTTAAATACCTTTTTTGACAACTCATCATGTGTAATATTATGCTCATTTATTAGTTGGGCATAAGAAAAAGCTAATTCAATAATATTTAAATCGTCTCTTTGAATATTTTCAATTAAAGCTAATTCTCTTAATTTAAAATCTTCAATATTTACGATTGTAGCTTTAATAGTCTCTAACTTTGCAAGTTTATGAGCTCTTAATCTTCTTTCACCTGCAACTAAAATATATCCATTTTCATCTTCTATTACTGTTACAGGTTGTAGAAGTCCATGCTCTACAATTGAGTCTGCTAATTCTTTTAATTTATCTTGATCAAATATTTTTCTAGGTTGATTTGGGTTTGGTTTAACTTTTTCAACATCAATTTCAATAATCTTTCCATATTGAGATTTTGAATTTGAATTTTCATAAGCCGTTTCTACTTCACCTAATAATTCTCCAAGTCCTCTACCTAATGCCATATTAAAATCCTACTTTATTTAAAATTATCCAGCAATTGCTTTTGCTAAGTTTGTATATGCTTTTGTTCCAGCTGCCATTTCATCATACAACATGATAGGCTTACCAAAACTTGGGCTTTCTGCCAGTTTAATATTTCTAGGGATAACTACATATGAGCTTTCATCAACTTTAAAAAGTTTACTCTCAAAATGTTGTGCTAAATCTGCAAAAACTTGTTTTGAAAGATTATTTTGAGCACTATACATTGTAGGAAGAAAACCTCTGATTTGTAGTTGTCTATTAATTGTTTGCTTAACTAATTTAATAGTATTTAATAACTGTGCTAAACCCTCTAATGCAAAAAACTCACATTGAATTGGTATTAGTACAGAATTAGCTGCACTTAATGTATTAATAGTGATTGGTCCTAATGCTGGTGGTGAATCAATAATTATATAATCATAATCTTTTTTTACAGGGTCAATTTTTCTTTTTAAAACTAACTCTCTATCTTTGACATTTTTATAAAACTCTTTTTCAATTCCAACTAATCCAATATTTGATGGTGCTACTTTTAAGTTTTCAATTTCAGAATCAAGAATAATTTCATTTAACTCTTTTGTTCCTAACATTACATGATAAATATTATACTCATATGTATCTCTATGAAAACCTAATGATGTAGTAGCATTAGCTTGTGGATCTGCATCTATTAATAATACTCTTTTACCTTCAAGTGCTAATGCAGCACTTAAATTTACGGCAGTGGTAGTCTTTCCTACACCACCTTTTTGATTTGCAATTGCAATAACCTCAGTCATCTTAAACTAAAAACCTTTTTATCGTCAATTTGGATAGAACCATCACCATTTAAAACAGCATTTTCTAATGAAACTTTGTTGTTTTCAACTGTAGCTTTAAATTTTCTACTCTTTTGGAATTCTACCTTAAAAGAGTTAAAAATTTCCTTCCAAGAAATTTTTTTTTCTAAACTTCTAAAATATAATTTTAATATATACATTTTATCGATTTTTATATCTAAATACCCAAAATCACTATTTACATGGGATAAATTTAAACCTATTCCACAATATATTAAATCTTTTGTAACTGAGGTAATTGTTCCCCCAATTTTTTTTTCATCTACATAAAAATCATTTGGCCATTTTAACCAAATTTTTGAACCTTGACTTTTTAGTACTTCTTTTAAAAGATATGAAAAATATATAGAGGCACTTTGTATTTGTAAATCATTAGGTAATCTATTTTTGTCAAGAACAAAAGAGAAAAAAAGATTTCCTTCTTTTCCTTGCCAAGAGTTTCCTCTACTTCCTATACCATTTGTTTGATAATTTGCTGTTACACATAAAGGAGTTGTAAAACTATTTTTTTTTATCAACTCTTTGAGGTAGGTATGTGTTGAATCTACCTCTTCTAAATTTATTATTTCCATATTTGATTATACATAATTAACTTACAAGAGATTATTAAATATAATTTTTTAAAAAGAGAAGATTGTCACATGCTAGATCCGGTTTTACCCATTGCTTTGTATTTAAGTTTTGGTTATTTATTTAAAATATTTTTTAAAGATAATTCAAAAGAGTTAGTTGAGTTTATTATTTACTTTTCTCTTCCTGCTATTGTTTTTGCAAAAATCTATCCTCTAAATTTAACTTATGAAACTTTAGAGTTAGTATTTATGTTTAACACCATAATCTTAGGTAACTTGCTATTAGCTTATTTTGTAGGAAAATTACTCAAACTAGAGAAGAAAATACTTGCTACTTTTATGATTGTTGCAACTTTTGGAAACACTTCATTTATTGGGCTTTCATACATAGATACTTTTTATGGTCAAGATTATGTAGTATACGCACTTATTTATGATCTATTTGGTTCGTTTCTTTTATTAGTTAGTTTAGGAATGATTATTATAAATTGGGGAAGTGGTCAACATGTTAACTTTAAAGGTATAGTTAGAAGTGTAATATTTTTCCCACCAATTATTATGTTCTTTTTAACTGTATTTGCAAAAAACTTTGAGATGCCACTATTTGTTATGAATACAATGGAAACTATTGGTGCAACTTTAGTTCCTATTGCTATGATTGCTATTGGTATGAAACTTGAGTTAAAAAATATTTTCTATAAGTTAAATATAGTTACAACTGCGATTATTATTAAAATGTTTGTTATTCCTATAATTGTATTACTTGCTTTTTCTGCTTTTTATAATTTAGATGATACTTGGAGTAAAACAACAATTTTAGAAGCTGCTATGCCACCTATGACTATGGCTGTAGTATTAGCAATAAAAGGTGGTCTTGATGAAAGATTAGCAATTAATGCTTTAGTTATTGGAGTATTATTATCACTTTTAAGTGTTACAGGATTTTACTACTATTTAGCATAGTAGTAAAATTACTCTAGAATATCGCCTAAAGAGACTCTTTTCCCTTTTATATATTCTACTGCATTTAAAGCTTTTTTAGATGGTGCTTGTAGAGTTTGAACCTCTATTGAACCTTTTTTACAAGCAATTATAATAGAATCAGTTTTTATATCTAAGATTTCACCTTCATTATTATTTGATGTTTCTTCAACTAATTTAATATCTTTTAGTTTTAGACCATTTTCAATAAATATTCCAGGCCAATAAGAGTAAGCTTTATATTTTAAATATAAACTTTTTGCATTTGAAAAATCAACTAGTCCATACTCTTTTTTAATCTTTTTACAAAAACTTACTTCTGTTTCATTTTGTTTTTTAGGTTCAATTTTTTCAAAATTATCTAAAGTTGTGATTGTAAGTTCTGCTGCAATATCAGATAGTTTTGCAAAAGCTTCTGCAACTTCCATTGTAGGTGTAATTTTTAGATATTGTAAAGCTAAAATATCTCCACTATCTAATCCTTCTTCCATAAGCATAGAAGTAACACCTGTATATTCATCATCATTTAATAAAGATTCTTGAATTGGACTTGCTCCTCTATATTTTGGTAATAAAGAAGCGTGAAGATTAATACAAGGAGCTATCTCTAAAATCTCTAGGGGTAAAATTTGTCCATATGCCGCAACTATAATAAAATCTGGATTTAAAGCTTTTAGCTCTTCTTCTACTTCTTTATTTCCTCTTAGTTTTTCAGGTTGAAAAATTGGAAGCTCTATATTATTGTCTAAACAAAACTGTTTTATATGTGGTGGTGTTAAAAGCTGTTTTCTACCTACTGGTTTGTCAGGTTGAGTATAAAGAGCAACAACATCATAAGAGCTATTAATTAGTCTCTCAAATATTTTTGTTGCATAATCTGGTGTTCCCATAAAAACAATTCGTTTAGACACAATATTATCCTTTTTTATGCGTTTTTAAAAAGTGTTCCACTTTTATGATTTTCATCAAGTAAAAAATCATATGCATTTGTTAAATCAAAACCTGAAGTTAAATACATCTTTCTATCTCTTTTTAATAGAAAATTTGCTGCTTTAAGTTTTGTTACAATACCACCTGTAGCAAATTCTGAATTAGGTGTATGTTTCATTTGTAATTCATCTTCTTCGATGTGATTTACAATTTTTCTCATTTTTGCCTCAGGATTCTCATGGGGATTAGAATCATATAAACCATCTACATCTGATAAAATTGTTAATAAATCTGCATCAAAAAAGTGTGCTGCATGAGCTGCTAACTGATCATTATCTCCAAATAGTAACTCTTTATTTGCAATTACATCATTTTCGTTTAAAATAGGAATAATATCATTACTTAAAAGTATCTCCATTACACCTTTTGCATTTAATGATCTTTTTCTTGAATCAAAGTCCTCTTCTACTAGAAGCATCTGAGCACATTTTAAATCATGTTCTCTAAATCTTTTTTTATAGTGTTTCATTAAAAGAGGCTGACCAATTGCGGCAAGAGCTTGTCTGTTTAAAATTTGAGTTTTATCAAGATTTAAAGCAGTATTTCCTGCTGCAACAGCTCCAGATGAAACTAAAATCACTTCTAGTCCCTTCTCTTTTTTTAATTTTGCTATTAAATCAACTAAATTATTTAATCTTTCAACAGCTAAAGCGCTTCCTTCTCTTAGAACAGCACTCCCTACTTTAATAACGATTCTTTTCATTATTTATTTTGTCCTATTAATTCATATAAAGCAAATCTAATTGAATCTGTATTTAAATGTGTAACAGAAGATATTGGTAAAATAAAAAATGGTTTATTTTCATCAAATTTAGAATAAGTTAAATCTTGCACAAAATAAGGTAACTTTTTATCAAAACCATAAGAATTTTCATTTGAAACTTCTAATCCTAAACCTTCAATAAAATCTTTTATATCACCTTCTAAATCTTCACCATAATAAGCATCAATTTTTGTTAATGCAATTGCAAAATTTCTACCACTTAACTCTTCAGAGAATTTTTTAACTTCCTCTTTTAGCACATCATATTGCTCTTTTGTAGTTCTATAGTTTGCAATATCAATCATAAACAGAAGTGTTTTAGTTCTTTCTATATGTCTTAAGAACTCTAATCCTAAACCTCTTCCATCACTTGCTCCATCAATAATACCAGGGATGTCTGCCATTACAAATGAATTATATTCTCCTACTTCTACCACACCTAATTTTGGAGTTAAAGTAGTAAATTCATAATTAGCAATTTCTGGAGCTGCATTTGAAGTAGTAGAGATTAATGTTGATTTTCCAACATTTGGATATCCAACTAAACCAACATCTGCAATTAGTTTTAATTCAAGTCTAATCTCTTTTATCTCTCCTGGAAGTCCTGGCTGAGAATATGTTGGTCTTTGATTTCTTGAGTTTTTAAAGTGTGTATTACCTAACCCACCTTTTCCACCTTCTAAGAAAACTTCTCTTTGTCCTTCTTCTAAAAGATCTAATATTACTTCATCTGTCTCATTATCGATTACTTGTGTTCCTGGAGGTACAACTAATACAAGTGGTTGTGCTGACTTTCCTGTTTTATTTCTACCTTCACCTTGTTTTCCATTTTCAGCTCTTAGAACTGTTCTTCCTTTATACCAAGATAGAGTATCTGTATTACTATCAACTAAAAATACTACATCCCCACCTTTTCCACCATCTCCACCGTCTGGTCCACCTTTGATAACAAACTTTTCTCTTCTAAAAGAAGAGCAACCTTGTCCACCCTTTCCAGATGATACAGTGAATTTAACACTATCTACAAACACATTAATTCCTTTATAAAAAGAGCTTTATACATAAAGCTTAAATAAAAAAAAAGGGTGTAGGCAAAAGCACTACACCCTTTGAGAAAATTAACTTATTAAAACTTTTTATGAAGCGTATACAGAAACTTTCTTTCTATCTTTATTCTTCACTTCAAATTTTACAACACCATCAATTAGTGCATAAATTGTATGATCTTTACCGATTCCTACATTTTCTCCACAGTGTACTTTTGTACCTCTTTGTCTAATAATGATATTACCAGCTCTAACTTTTTCTCCACCAAACTTTTTAACACCAAGTCTTCTACCAGCTGAATCTCTATTATTTTGAGTACTTCCTTGACCTTTCTTGTGAGCCATTTCTTATCTCCTTAAATTATGCAGCGATTTTAGTAATTCTAATTTTAGTGAAGCTTTTTCTGAAACCTCTTTTTAATTTAGAATCTTTTCTTCTTCTTTTTTTGTAAATGATAACTTTCTTAGCTCTATTTACACCAGTTCCATCTAAAACAACCTCTGCTTCAACTTTTGCAGAAGAAACAGCATCACCAGTTTTTAATTCACCATCATTAACAGCTAAAACATCAGTGATTTCAAGAGTTTCTTTAGCAGCTTTTCCAGTATAATCAATATCTAGGATATCACCTTCAGTTACTTTATACTGTTTACCACCACACTTAATAATTGCGTACATATTTATTCCTCTAACTTATCAATTCTTTATTAACTTTTTGCTTTAACGGGACGAAATACTACCTAATTGTAGTTTAAAGTTTCTTTAAGCGAAAATCTTTATTTTAATAATAATCATATGGTTGTGCAATTGCATCTATTACAACCATCGAATTCATAGGTAAACCCTTCACAGAAACGGTACTTCTAACTGGTTTATGATCTCCAAATGCTTCTGCACAAAGTACATTTACAACTGCAAAATCTTCAATATTTTCTAAATAAATAGTAATTTTAATTACTTTATCCATACCACTTTGTGCATCTTCTAAAAGAACTCTTAAATTTTCAAATACTTGTCTTGTTTGAGTTTTAATATCTCTTTCTACCATATCTCCATTTACATCTAATGGAACTTGTCCAGAAGTATAAATTAAACCATTTGCTTTTACAGCTTGTGAGTAAGGACCTATTGCTTGTGGTAATCTATTAGAGTTTATTTTTTCCATATATATTCCTAAGAATTAAAATTTACAAAAATTATATTGATTTTAGATAAATTTTTTATTAAAGATTGTAACTTACAAGTTTACCTTGTTTTAATTGTCTTAAATTATCTTGAACTTTTCTTAATTTAAAACCTTTTTCTCTTAAATTTAAAGTTTGGTCATATTTTAAAGAAGTCAATTTCTTAGTATAAAATGTATATAATAAAACAATTAACTCTTCTTTTAATCTTTGTTCATCATAAACTTCAAGTTTATCATTTAATAATATTCCATTTAATATGGTATTTGTAGGTTCGTTTATTAATAGTTCAAACTCATTTTTATGATACTCAAACATTGAGATATCAACAATATCAAGTACCATATCTAATCTTTTAGGATTTTCTAATATTGCTCTAATAATACAAAGTTCTGCAATATCAATTTTAGTTAAATTAACTTCATTTCGTCTACTCATATCAGAACTTACTTTTATTAGATTTTCTCTTACATTTAATTTTTGAGCTAAATATCTTTTGTATTCATCTTGATAGAGTTCATTTAAAGTTTTAAGATAATCATTTGTTTCTATTAAGGCTTTTTGTTTTTGACTTGGAATGTTTATATCATAGTTTGAAATAATATAATCAAGTGTATAGGAAATAAAATTTTGTGGATTTGAGAAAATCTTATTTAACTCTTCTATCTTTCCATCATTTACCATATCTGCTGGGTCTTTACCCTCTGTAAAGATTACAACTCCACCTTCAAAATCACTTTGAGAAAGCATTACTGAAGCTTTATAAGCTGCTGCTAATCCAGCTTTATCTCCATCATAAGCTAAGATAATTTTAGGTTCTCCTCGTCTAAGAAGTGGTAAATGCTCTTTCGTTAATGCTGTTCCAAGAGTTGCTACAGCAGTATCAAAACCTGCTTGATGAAGCATAATCACATCTAAATACCCTTCCGTAACAATCATTCTATTTTTTTTATAAATACTCTCTTTTGCTAAGTTATATCCATATAGTAATTTAGATTTATTAAATAGTTTTGTTTGAGGAGAGTTTATATATTTTGCACTATGTCCTGAGATAGTTCTTCCACCAAAACCTACTATCTTCCCGCTAATTGAATAAATAGGGAAAGTAATTCTTTCTATAAACCTTGCATATAAACCATTATGTCCTGTATCTATAAGACCTAACTCTTTTGCTTCTGCTAAATTTAATTGATTTGTTTTTAAAAAGTTAACTGTATCATTTGAAGTTGGAGCATAACCTATTTCAAATTTTTCAATTGAAAACTCAGAAATTCCCCTACTTTTAATATACTCTTTTGCTGTTTGATTATATACAAATAGTTTTTGATAATATTTATTAGCCTCTTCTAGAACTTTAGTATCTTGTTTTTTTTGATTTGTATTATCATAAGATAGAGATACATTGTACATAGAAGCTAGCTTTTCTAAAGCTTCTGGATATGATAACTTTTCATATTCCATTACAAATTTTATAGAATCACCACCAGCACCACAACCAAAGCAATGATAAATTTGTTTTTGAGGACTCACAACAAAAGATGGTGTATCTTCCCCATGAAAAGGACAACAAGCCTTGAAATTTGCACCACTTTTTTTAAGTTCCAAAAATTGAGATACTACATCTACTACGTCTAAGTGATTTTTTAAATTTTCTATTGAGTCTTTTGTTATCATTTTGCGATTATACCTAAAAATTTATAATAGTATATGTGCTTTTATGATATGATAATTTATATTTTATATTTAAGGCATTTTTTGGATAGTTTTGTAATTGAGTACAGAGACCCATTATTTGGTGTAATTATATTTTTCACTCTTATCTTTACCATCTCATTTTTAACTTATTCTTTCTCTTTATATAAAGAGAGAAAAGCAAGAAAAGACTATAGAGAACTACTTAAAAGATTTGAAATAGGAAAACTAAAAGAAGAGGATTATGTTCATCTATATAAGACATATAACCTTCCTTTTGACTCAATAATTTTATTAGCTTCAACTTTTATTCATAAAGGAAACTACAATAAGGCTATTTCTGTATATTTAGCTCTTTTAGAACATGTAACAGATAGGGTTAAAAAAGAGGAATTACTTGAGCTTTTAGGAACTACTTATTTTAAAGGTGGTTTTATGCAAAGAGCAAAAGATATTTTCTTAAGAATTCTAAAATTTTCACCTAGAAATACTCATGCTTTAAAATACTTATTAGTGATAAATGAAAAACTAAAAGATTATAATAATGCAAAAGAGATTATTGATTGTTTAGATGAAATAGGAGAAGAGACAACTAAAGATAAAATCTTTATTGAAACTCTTATTTTAATAAATGATCCCATTAAATCTTTCGAAAAGAAAAGTATTGAGTTATTAGAAACACTTAAAAATAATCCTAGTGTACAAAGACTAATTGCTAAATTTTATCTTTCATATAATAAAGAGTTTTTTTGGGAGAATATGGAACTTTTTGATGAGAAAAAACTTATTGATTTAATGTGGTTTTTAAATTTTGAAGATATTAATTTTGAGAAAGTTTCAAAAAGCAATTTTTTAACTGAATTGTATAATGCCAAGGGGTATTTAAATAATTTAAATCATAGTGATGATTTTGTATTTGATATTTTAATTGCACTTAATACACATGATCATAAAATTCCAGCAACAATTGACTTTGAATTTATCTGTAAATCTTGTAAGCATATTCATCCTATGTTTGATACAAGATGTCCAAACTGCCAAAATATTCTAACTTTTGATGTAAAACATCATCTTACAAAGGACTTAGTTGAAAGAAATCAATCTTTACAGTGATGGCTCTTCTTTAGGAAATCCAGGCCCTGGTGGTTGGGGTACTATCTTAGAGTATAAAGGAAAAGAGAAAGAGTTAAGTGGAGCTCAAGATAATACTACAAACAATCAAATGGAACTTAAAGGGGTAATTGAAGGACTTAAAGCTTTAAAAGAACCTTGTAAAGTTAATATTATTTCTGATTCTACTTATGTAGTAAAAGGAATAAATGAATGGCTAAGTGCTTGGATAAAAAATAATTGGAAAAATTCTTCAAAAAAACCTGTAAAAAATATAGAACTATGGCAAGAATATGTAGATGTTTCAAAAAAACACACTATAATAGCAAATTGGGTTAAAGGGCATGCAGGACATTTTCATAATGAAAGATGTGATATACTTGCACGCACTGAAGCTGAAAAATTAAAAGGAGAAAATAATGAGTGATTACTCAAAATTAGAAAAGTGTTTGGATTATCAGTTTAAAAACAAAGATCTGATAATCGAAGCACTTACTCATAAGAGCTATAAAAAGCCTTATAACAATGAAAGATTGGAGTTTTTAGGAGATGCTGTTTTAAACCTAATTGTAGGAGAATATCTATTTAAAAAATTTCCTCAATCAAATGAAGGGGAACTTTCAAAGATTAGAGCAAGTTTAGTAAATGAAACAGGTTTTACTAAGTTAGCAAATGAGATTAAATTAGGTGACTATATTTTTATATCAAATGCCGAAGAGAGAAACAAAGGAAGAAGTAAAGCCTCTATTCTTTCAGATGCTTTTGAAGCCATTATGGGTGCTATTTATTTAGAATCAGGTTTAGAAGTTTTAAAACCAATAATCTTAAAACTTTTAGAAAACTCTTATGACAAAATCAATTTAGATGTATTATTTAGTGATTATAAAACTGCATTACAAGAGATAACACAAGCACAGTTTGGAACTATTCCTGAATATAAAATAGAAGGTTCTTATGGACCAGACCATAAAAAAGAGTTTGAAGTATCAATTTGGATTGATGGAAAATCTTATGGGAAAGCAATAGGAAAAAGTAAAAAGTTAGCACAACAAGCTGTTGCAAAAATTGCTATTGATAAATTAAAAGCAAATAACTAAAAAAAAGTAGAAAATTATATGCTTTGAGCATAATGGGAGGGAAAATGAATAGTTTTGGTAGTAAATTTAGATTTACAACATTTGGAGAGAGTCATGGTAGAGCATTAGGTTGTATCGTTGATGGTGTACCTGCTGGAATTACTGTTGATGAAGATTTTATTCAAGCAGAAATGGATAGAAGAAAACCTGGACAAAATGCTTATGCAACTCCAAGAAAAGAGTCAGATAAAGTTGAAATTCTAAGTGGAGTATTTGAGGGTAAAACTACAGGAACACCTATCTCTATGGTTATTTTTAATGAAAACCAAAAAAGTAGAGATTATACAAATGTAAAAGACCTATTTAGACCAGGTCATGCAGATTTCACTTATTTTGAGAAATATGGAATTCGAGATTATAGAGGTGGAGGTAGAAGTTCAGCAAGAGAGACAGCAGCAAGAGTTGCAGCTGGTGCTATTG
This sequence is a window from Halarcobacter bivalviorum. Protein-coding genes within it:
- a CDS encoding F0F1 ATP synthase subunit B, with the translated sequence MKKLLLLGLALAPMALLASAEGAETNYDIVQRTVNFIIFAGIVWYLLADKLKAFFAGRTASIQAELDKVQDTLKASQEKVENAAKKLEEAKKLANEIVENAKTDIDSVKKRVADAVDAEIANLDKGFDEKVKIETSKAKKQIVSEVLEELLSSDNVSITQDELANIVLKKVA
- a CDS encoding ParA family protein, which translates into the protein MTEVIAIANQKGGVGKTTTAVNLSAALALEGKRVLLIDADPQANATTSLGFHRDTYEYNIYHVMLGTKELNEIILDSEIENLKVAPSNIGLVGIEKEFYKNVKDRELVLKRKIDPVKKDYDYIIIDSPPALGPITINTLSAANSVLIPIQCEFFALEGLAQLLNTIKLVKQTINRQLQIRGFLPTMYSAQNNLSKQVFADLAQHFESKLFKVDESSYVVIPRNIKLAESPSFGKPIMLYDEMAAGTKAYTNLAKAIAG
- the fmt gene encoding methionyl-tRNA formyltransferase, coding for MSKRIVFMGTPDYATKIFERLINSSYDVVALYTQPDKPVGRKQLLTPPHIKQFCLDNNIELPIFQPEKLRGNKEVEEELKALNPDFIIVAAYGQILPLEILEIAPCINLHASLLPKYRGASPIQESLLNDDEYTGVTSMLMEEGLDSGDILALQYLKITPTMEVAEAFAKLSDIAAELTITTLDNFEKIEPKKQNETEVSFCKKIKKEYGLVDFSNAKSLYLKYKAYSYWPGIFIENGLKLKDIKLVEETSNNNEGEILDIKTDSIIIACKKGSIEVQTLQAPSKKALNAVEYIKGKRVSLGDILE
- a CDS encoding F0F1 ATP synthase subunit B'; translated protein: MLDISPVLLLSTAIIFLFVVARLNSCLFVPLLKHMDDRDKSIKKDLENAQSNSADVDGMLEEASHVIAEAKKEAAAIRDQAYNEAKEVADAKLASAKEELEAKTLKFAKELEDETKALKESLVAAMPQFNESLKAKISSI
- a CDS encoding F0F1 ATP synthase subunit delta, which translates into the protein MNDLIAKRYVKALLDGRTVESATTICNDLKTISSAFAEEKFISIIASSEVKAENKIELVLSFLDNTSDELKNLVKLLGSKKRLDIIPDIASELESQVAKMNNSYTGVVYCNKELSADYISTIEKKFSEKFNVQLSLSQNVCDYDGIKVDIDSLGVEISFSKDRLKSQMIEHILKAV
- the proB gene encoding glutamate 5-kinase, with protein sequence MKRIVIKVGSAVLREGSALAVERLNNLVDLIAKLKKEKGLEVILVSSGAVAAGNTALNLDKTQILNRQALAAIGQPLLMKHYKKRFREHDLKCAQMLLVEEDFDSRKRSLNAKGVMEILLSNDIIPILNENDVIANKELLFGDNDQLAAHAAHFFDADLLTILSDVDGLYDSNPHENPEAKMRKIVNHIEEDELQMKHTPNSEFATGGIVTKLKAANFLLKRDRKMYLTSGFDLTNAYDFLLDENHKSGTLFKNA
- a CDS encoding biotin--[acetyl-CoA-carboxylase] ligase, which produces MEIINLEEVDSTHTYLKELIKKNSFTTPLCVTANYQTNGIGSRGNSWQGKEGNLFFSFVLDKNRLPNDLQIQSASIYFSYLLKEVLKSQGSKIWLKWPNDFYVDEKKIGGTITSVTKDLIYCGIGLNLSHVNSDFGYLDIKIDKMYILKLYFRSLEKKISWKEIFNSFKVEFQKSRKFKATVENNKVSLENAVLNGDGSIQIDDKKVFSLR
- a CDS encoding AEC family transporter, whose protein sequence is MLDPVLPIALYLSFGYLFKIFFKDNSKELVEFIIYFSLPAIVFAKIYPLNLTYETLELVFMFNTIILGNLLLAYFVGKLLKLEKKILATFMIVATFGNTSFIGLSYIDTFYGQDYVVYALIYDLFGSFLLLVSLGMIIINWGSGQHVNFKGIVRSVIFFPPIIMFFLTVFAKNFEMPLFVMNTMETIGATLVPIAMIAIGMKLELKNIFYKLNIVTTAIIIKMFVIPIIVLLAFSAFYNLDDTWSKTTILEAAMPPMTMAVVLAIKGGLDERLAINALVIGVLLSLLSVTGFYYYLA
- a CDS encoding ParB/RepB/Spo0J family partition protein; this encodes MALGRGLGELLGEVETAYENSNSKSQYGKIIEIDVEKVKPNPNQPRKIFDQDKLKELADSIVEHGLLQPVTVIEDENGYILVAGERRLRAHKLAKLETIKATIVNIEDFKLRELALIENIQRDDLNIIELAFSYAQLINEHNITHDELSKKVFKSRTLITNTLRLLQLCSYVQQLLANDKISAGHGKIMLGLDEDTQKKVADSIIGQKLSVRETEDLVRQLKADDNKALKKKKTIKNYDFKPLDNVIEHLKKSDLKVKAEKNYFKIEIKSQEDIEKISNYFRNTL